One window of the Epinephelus moara isolate mb chromosome 24, YSFRI_EMoa_1.0, whole genome shotgun sequence genome contains the following:
- the myl9b gene encoding myosin regulatory light polypeptide 9b, with protein sequence MSSKRAKGKTTKKRPQRATSNVFAMFDQSQIQEFKEAFNMIDQNRDGFIDKEDLHDMLASLGKNPSDEYLEGMMSEAPGPINFTMFLTMFGERLNGTDPEDVIRNAFACFDEEGSGVIHEDHLRELLTTMGDRFTDEEVDELFREAPIDKKGNFNYAEFTRILKHGAKEKDDE encoded by the exons ATGTCGAGCAAGCGTGCAAAGGGAAAGACCACCAAGAAGCGTCCTCAGAGGGCCACCTCCAACGTCTTTGCCATGTTCGACCAGTCTCAGATCCAGGAGTTCAAAGAGGCCTTCAACATGATCGACCAGAACAGAGACGGTTTCATCGACAAGGAGGATCTGCACGACATGCTGGCCTCTCTGG GTAAGAACCCCTCTGATGAATACCTGGAGGGGATGATGAGCGAAGCACCAGGGCCCATCAACTTCACCATGTTCCTCACCATGTTTGGAGAGAGGCTCAATGGAACGGACCCCGAGGACGTCATCCGCAATGCCTTTGCCTGTTTCGATGAGGAGGGATCTG GTGTGATCCACGAGGAccatctgagagagctgctgacCACCATGGGTGACCGCTTCACAGACGAAGAGGTGGACGAGCTGTTCCGCGAGGCGCCCATTGACAAGAAGGGCAACTTCAACTACGCAGAGTTCACCCGCATTCTCAAACACGGTGCCAAAGAGAAGGATGACGAGTAG